Below is a genomic region from Burkholderiales bacterium.
GACACCGTGCCGAAGATGCCGCACGCGATGACGTTCACGTGCATGAGGCGTCCCGGCAGCCAGCCGAGCCATGGCGACAGCCCTTCGAACATCTCTTCCGACAGTTTCGTGCGATAGAGGATCTCGCCCATCCACACGAAGAGCGGCAGCGCGGCGATCGTCCAGTTGGCGCTCGATCCCCAGAACGCCTGGAAGAGGTTCGCTTCGGGCGGCGTGCTGGTGAAGAGCGAGAGGCCTACCCACGCCACCGCCGCGAGCGAGATCGCGATCCATACCCCGCCCATCAGCAGCACGAGCAGCAGGGCGAGCAGGACGAGCGCGATGGTGAGGGTGCTCAAACCATCTCCGAGAAGTCACCCGTCGCGCGGCGCTCTTCGTCCGCGAGCTGGTACGCGGGCTTCGCTCCGCGCAGCACCGTCATCCATTCGTCGAGCACCGCGACGAAGAAGATGGTCACGCCGACGACGAACGCGAGCTGAGGGATCCAGATGGGGATCTTGATGAGCCCTTGCGCGACCTCGTGGAACTGCCAGCTCTCGTAGACGAAGCGCGCGACCGCCCACAGCATGGCGCCGACGAAGAGCAGCGTGACCGAAAGCGCCGCGAGCTCGGCCCGGCGGCGCGCGCGCGGCCTGAGGCTCTCGATCCACAACCCGACGCGGACGAGCTCGCCGTGCCGGAAAGTGTGGCCGAGCGCGAGGAAAGCGGACGCCGCGGTGAGCCAGCCGGCGATGTCGTCGGCGCCTCGCACGAACACGCCGACCTCGCGGCCGATCGACTGCGCGAGCATGACGACGCACACGCCGGCGAGACAGAGCGCGGCGAGCGCGCCGGAAAGGGCGTACAGCTTGTCGAGCGCCGCGCGCACGCTTATCGGACGTTCCGGGATTGCTTCGTCGCTGCGCTCCTCGCAGTGACGGTTGCTGTCATCGCGAGGCGGCGCCGAAGGAACGCCGACGCGATCCCGTGGCGCACGTTACGGCCGCGCCGGGATGGCTTCGTCACTGCCGTCCCTCGCAATGACCGGCCGAGTCTCGGCCGGTCACTTGCCGCGATAGGCCTTGATCAGCGCCTCGCCGTCGGCGCCGGCGGACTTCTGCCATTCGACGAGCATGGTCTCGCCGACCTTGGTGAACGCCGCTTTCATCGCGGGATCGGGGTCGATCACGCTCATGCCGTTGTCGGCGAGCGTCTTGTTCGCGTTCTGCTCGCGTTGCCGCGACAAATCCCAGCCGCGCTTCTCGGCGGCCGCGGCCGCGGCGAGCAGCGCTTTCTTTTCGGCGTCCGGCAACCGCTGGAACGCGCGCTCGTTCACCACGACGACGTTCTTCGGATGGAACGCATTGGCCATGTAGTAGTTCTTAACGAACTCCCAGACCTTGGTCGACGTGCCGGTCGCGGACGAGGTGATCATGCCGTGCACCGTGCCGGTCGCGAACGCCTGCGGTACTTCCGGCACCTGGATCACCGTCGGCGCCGCGCCGAGAAGCTCGGCCATGCGCGCGGTCTGCGGGCTGTAGGTGCGCATCTTGGTGCCCTTGAGATCGTCGACCGTCTTCAGGGGATTCTTCGTATACAGCCCCTGTCCCGGCCACGCGACCGAGTACAGCAGCCGCATGCCGCGCCCGGCGAGCTTCTTCTCGAGCAGCGGCTTCTGCGCCTGGTAGAACCTGTAGGCGTTGTCGTAGCCGGTCGCGACGAAGGGGATGTTGTCGGCCGCGAACACCGGGTCTTCGTTGCCGAACTGGCCGAGCAGGAACTCGGCCATGTTGACCTGGCCGGTCGACACCGCGCGCAGCATGTCGGGGTGCTTGATCAGCGAGCCGTTGCTGTGCACGACGATCTCGAGCTTGCCGCCGGTCGCTTTCTTCACGTCTTCGGCGAACTGCTTCACGTTGATCGTGTGGAACTCGCCGTCGCTGTACGGCGTGGGCATGTCCCACTTCGTCTGCGCGGAGACCGCGCCGCACGCCGCCCACAGCACCATCGCTCCCAACAGCGCTCGCATGCCCATTCGACCCTCCCCGGCGAATCAGACGTCCG
It encodes:
- a CDS encoding TRAP transporter small permease, whose amino-acid sequence is MRAALDKLYALSGALAALCLAGVCVVMLAQSIGREVGVFVRGADDIAGWLTAASAFLALGHTFRHGELVRVGLWIESLRPRARRRAELAALSVTLLFVGAMLWAVARFVYESWQFHEVAQGLIKIPIWIPQLAFVVGVTIFFVAVLDEWMTVLRGAKPAYQLADEERRATGDFSEMV
- a CDS encoding TRAP transporter substrate-binding protein; this encodes MGMRALLGAMVLWAACGAVSAQTKWDMPTPYSDGEFHTINVKQFAEDVKKATGGKLEIVVHSNGSLIKHPDMLRAVSTGQVNMAEFLLGQFGNEDPVFAADNIPFVATGYDNAYRFYQAQKPLLEKKLAGRGMRLLYSVAWPGQGLYTKNPLKTVDDLKGTKMRTYSPQTARMAELLGAAPTVIQVPEVPQAFATGTVHGMITSSATGTSTKVWEFVKNYYMANAFHPKNVVVVNERAFQRLPDAEKKALLAAAAAAEKRGWDLSRQREQNANKTLADNGMSVIDPDPAMKAAFTKVGETMLVEWQKSAGADGEALIKAYRGK